The following DNA comes from Camelina sativa cultivar DH55 chromosome 14, Cs, whole genome shotgun sequence.
catcaataaaagtatGAATGACCAAGCTCATAAAGCAACCAAGTTCgcaataacaaaataaacaaaaaaaagggaataAACGATAATTAGAAGACGTATTACTCTTGAGTAGTCTCGTCGGTGTCTCCGATAACAAACTCCGGGAAATGCTCAAGATCATCTTCACGACATGACTTCACGTCTAGGTGCAATCACAAAAACAATCTAGCCGTTTCGTATGCACGCCTCAACGCCACAACTTCCTCGTATGCACCTAGCAATGTCAAGCTAAGTCATCTCGCCATTTCGTATGCGTGCCTCGATGCCACGACGTTCCCGTATGCTTCTCGCTGTATCACCTCGCCACCTTTCCACCAAAATCACGATTTCGTCGAGGCCACTCTCAAACGTGCGATACTGATCGTCCCCAAGCTCCTCCGGAACATCTCCAAAGACATCACCTCCATGAACCATAGAGCAGGACCTTGCAAAAACCATCCAAACAACCGATCAATATGGGAGCAAAGACATCTTGAAAGCACAATAGATTCCGGATAGAACGAGCACAACCAAATGAACTGCGTACTGCGTACCGCGCAATGCATACTGCGTACCGCGCACTGCGCACTGCATACTGCGTCCTGCGTACTGTGCACTGTGCACTGCACCCTGCGTCCTGCGTACTACGTACCATGTACTGCATACTGCATACCGCGCACTGTGTACTATGTACTACGTACCGCGCACTACGCACTGCGTCCCGCATACCACGTATTGCGCACCACGCACCACGTACCATGTACCACATACTGCGCACAATATCCTGTTTCCCCTCGCGGAGACATCCGCGAGCTCCTCCTCATCTCGCCATATCGTCTCACCAAACCCTTGAGCACGCTACTGTACAGACCAATCTTGACCACGCCATCTCTCCAAATGTCAAAGTATCTCGCCCCGTACCACATCCATCTCGCTATCGGTTCCATCTCCCCATCTCGCTAACACAGATCCGTTACGCGTATCGCGCAAGAACACCGTCAACTTAGCTGCCCCGAGTACGCCATCATGCTAACAGTTCCATATCGACACCAACAACAAGGGCTTCCCCGTATTGAACTGCGAGATCAACAACAACCCACGAAGCACAATCTCGATCTCGCAATCTTTTAAGCAAGTACGCAGAAGAAAACTTGAGCGCGCCTACACATTACCGTCTCACATTCTCGTAATAGCAAGCGTAGCAAGCTCCGTATGCGGGAAATCAACTCAACCTTAATCTCGTTACGAGCACGGTCTCGCCTACCATCCACCACGCCACTTCGCACACGATCTCGAGCTCGCCACAACGTCACCACGCCAGCGCGCCGCCTTTTCCTCCGTCGTAAGTCTGCTAgacatcatcatctcctctcgCATGGAGACCAGGACGCCTCACGGTCCCGGTCTCGTTCAGCGGATACGACGGTTGTAGGTCAAGAGACCAGGACGCCTCACGGTTCTAGTCTCGCTCGGCGGATACGGCGAGAGGTCGAGAGTCAAGGACGCCTAACGGTCCAAGTCTCGCTCAGCAGCAAAACGGCGGGAGGCGACTGGAATTCGGCGACGGGAAGGAGAAAACACCGGCGGAGCAGACTGACTCGTTCAAGTGGCGGCGGTGAATTGAAACGGCAAGGCAGGGTCGGCGAAGCATGGCAAGGTATGGCGGCGCAAGAACAGGACGCCTCACGGTCCCGATCTGCGGACGGCGGGGCGCGGCGTGAGATGGCGGCGCAAGACCAGGATGCCTCACGGTCCCGATCTGCGGAGGTTGAGGCATGGCGGCGCAAGTCCGATGCTGGATCTATTCGGCGGTTCGGCGCTGACAGGCTGGGCCGGTGGCGTGTCCAGCGGCGAGAAGAGGAGACAACGGCAGGGCGCGGCGCGTCCAACAGCGAGAAAAGGAGACGGCGGCGAGACGAGGAGATGGCAGCGGGGCTCGACCTGCCCGGAGACGGCGGCATGGCTTGACAAGCTCGGCGGAATCATGACTCTTACACAACCacaaaaagtgaaagaagatgataagggagagagagaaaaaaatttacCTTGTGAGAGGAAGCAAAAGTTAGATATAGAATTAGGTCTAGGAGACATATTTATATGGGGGGACCAGCGCGTTGAccgagaaaaaaaggaaaaccctaatttttaagCTGTCTCCACTTCTCGTGTCTCGGGTAGCGTGTAGAACACGCAAGAACTCCCGTTTAAAACCTGAGAGACCTAGTAGAACGTGCGTAATGCACTATTCATCCAGGAATCTCCCAGATGTTTCGATAAACATGTGCAACGCATCATTCATCCAGGAACCTTCCGGAAGGCCTTCAAGCTTTTAAAGTCTCCTGTTCTTTCTGCAAGACGGATCTAGGGACGCGAAGCTGCATCCGACGGGCTCATGCAAGCCATCGCACATCGGACTAGGGGagaccattgttggatatgggctctGCTCCCAACGTTCCTAAAGCCCCGAACAGAAGATTCTCAAGAGATTTTGGGCTTGAAGTTATGGATCTGATCCATCTGACCGCATGgacaaaattgttattttacAGAAAGACAGAAGAAGTTCTAGGTCACTGGCCCACTATATATAGCAGATGTCATTATCAGAGAAGAGATCCACTTTTTgagcaattagagagagaaaaacaattattttcgtATTAATTGCACTTAGCTCCTTAATTGTTATTTTCCGTAAACCCTCACTTCCGGTTAAAAAAATGATCAGCTCCAATTTATTCCCATTAAGattcatattattaatattgttagTTTCCTACATCAACATCCGGCGAAACCTTAATTTGGTGAAGCTTAggcaacgaagaagaagaagatcatgaaAGGGATTACGAGGCTGCTCAATTCTCTTGCGCGGCGTACAGCTTCTGTAACTTGTGctccttcttgttcttctcttctgaTATCACATCGTCCTCTGTTTATCTCGGCGGCGGCGACGCACTTGCCGACGAGTTTATTGGATTCCAGAACTACAAATACTTCTCGCAACTCTTTgagatcttcttcccttccccTGAATTGGATCGGTATGATGTTTTTAGCTTTATCtgagatttgagttttattagcttatcaaaaatgttaaaaaggaGTAATCTTTGTCTCCTGATTCTTGAAATGACATGACTTTGAAACTCTTATGGGAACAGTGCAAAGGAGGACAATGTTTATACAAACGCAATCAACGCCAAACCCTTCATCTCTCATGTTTAATCCTGGTAAACCAGTTATGGAGGTTGGAAGTGCTGATTTCCCTAATTCTCGTTCTGCTATGGGTTCACCTTTGGCCAAAGACATTTTCGCCATTGATGGTATTCTTAGCCTTCTTTTGCTACAAACAAACATGTACGTTTGTTAGTTCCTTACCTGATCTTTGTTTAGTGACTAAAGACTTCTCTGATGATGCAGGTGTAGTTAGAGTTTTCTTTGGGTCAGATTTTGTTACTGTAACAAAGTCAGATGATGTGACATGGGATGTTCTCAAGCCTGAGATCTTTGCAGTGATAATGGACTTTTACTCATCTGGTCAGCCTTTGTTTCTGGACTCGCAAGCTACAGCTGCCAAGGATACCGCTATTCACGAGGTAGGCTTCCATATgttcttcaaatatttttgNTTTTTTGCTACAAACATGTACATTTGTTTGTTCCTCATATGACTAAGACTTCCCTGATGATGCAGGTGTAGTTAGAGTTTTCTTTGGGTCAGATTTTGTTACTGTAACAAAGTCAGATGATGTGACATGGGATGTTCTCAAGCCTGAGATCTTTGCAGTGATAATGGACTTTTACTCATCTGGTCAGCCTTTGTTTCTGGACTCGCAAGCTACAGCTGCCAAGGATACCGCTATTCACGAGGTAGGCTTCCATATGTTCTTCAAAGATTTTTGTGGATAACAC
Coding sequences within:
- the LOC109128739 gene encoding uncharacterized protein DDB_G0287625-like — translated: MREINSTLISLRARSRLPSTTPLRTRSRARHNVTTPARRLFLRRKSARHHHLLSHGDQDASRSRSRSADTTVVGQETRTPHGSSLARRIRREVESQGRLTVQVSLSSKTAGGDWNSATGRRKHRRSRLTRSSGGGELKRQGRVGEAWQGMAAQEQDASRSRSADGGARREMAAQDQDASRSRSAEVEAWRRKSDAGSIRRFGADRLGRWRVQRREEETTAGRGASNSEKRRRRRDEEMAAGLDLPGDGGMA
- the LOC104742653 gene encoding nifU-like protein 5, mitochondrial; this translates as MKGITRLLNSLARRTASVTCAPSCSSLLISHRPLFISAAATHLPTSLLDSRTTNTSRNSLRSSSLPLNWIVQRRTMFIQTQSTPNPSSLMFNPGKPVMEVGSADFPNSRSAMGSPLAKDIFAIDGVVRVFFGSDFVTVTKSDDVTWDVLKPEIFAVIMDFYSSGQPLFLDSQATAAKDTAIHEDDSETVAMIKELLETRIRPSVQDDGGDIEYCGFDTETGIVKLRMQGACSGCPSSSVTLKSGIENMLMHYVSEVKGVEQEFDGEEEGTSSGPME